A region of the Pirellulales bacterium genome:
CAACAGTGGTTGCCCAACACCGGCTGTTCGACGGTGGCCAATCGATTTGGATTGAACGGGCCGCGTATTTGCCACTCGACGGCCTGCGCCAGCGGCTTGATCGATATCCTGGCCGCGGTCCGCGCGATTGAGGACGATAAAGCGGATATTGCCCTGGCCGGCAGCGCCGAGGGAATTCACCCGTTGTTCGCGGCCGGCTTTCATCGCATGGGTGTCCTGGCTGAGCACGAGGATCCGACGCAGGCCTGTCGCCCTTTCGACGTGCGCCGCAGCGGCTTCGTGATGGGCGAAGGGTCGGCCATGTTCGTCATCGAGCGACTGAGCCATGCGATCGCGCGCGGCGCAAAGATCTATGCCGAAATCACCGCCGGCCGCGTTCTGGCCGAGGCGCATCACGTCACGGGATTGGACGCCTCGAGCGAGGCGCTGGCCTATCTGATTTCAGCAACGCTGAACGACGCTCGCCTAGCGCCGCATGAAATCAATTACATCAACGCACATGGTACTGGCACGCAGCAGAACGACCTGGTCGAAACGCGCGGCATCCGCCGCGCGCTGGGCGCCGCGGCCGATAACATCTGGGTCAGCGCCACCAAGTCCATGCTGGGGCACCTGGTCAACGCGTCGGGCAGCGTCGAGCTGGCGATCACAACCATGGCGCTGCGCGATGGATTTGTACCGCCGACCTTGAACCTGACCGATCCCGATCCGCAATGTGATCTGGATTGCATTCCGCTGGTGGGTCGTCCATCGCGCTTTCAGACGGCGCTAAAACTATCCGTGGCGTTCGGCGGGCATCTGGCTGCTATTACGCTCCGTCGCTGGGACGACGTCAAAACCGGCTTCAGCTATCCGCCACGTTTGGCCGCATAAGACCCTGCCAACGAACACCGGCTGAAACCAGTAAATCGGTGCCATGCTTTTTCGCCACAAGCGAA
Encoded here:
- a CDS encoding beta-ketoacyl-[acyl-carrier-protein] synthase family protein, translated to MRLPPARDEQEPIVITGIGMIASVGNDRESVWQAVQRGQSGVRSLRGLQGIPDDLLIAATVDIPPRYPGELKTISLMHHAAAEAMADSRVRMNDVDRDRFACAISGHMGDTGFVVENLGRHDLIDPQAVPWWQQWLPNTGCSTVANRFGLNGPRICHSTACASGLIDILAAVRAIEDDKADIALAGSAEGIHPLFAAGFHRMGVLAEHEDPTQACRPFDVRRSGFVMGEGSAMFVIERLSHAIARGAKIYAEITAGRVLAEAHHVTGLDASSEALAYLISATLNDARLAPHEINYINAHGTGTQQNDLVETRGIRRALGAAADNIWVSATKSMLGHLVNASGSVELAITTMALRDGFVPPTLNLTDPDPQCDLDCIPLVGRPSRFQTALKLSVAFGGHLAAITLRRWDDVKTGFSYPPRLAA